Proteins from a single region of Antechinus flavipes isolate AdamAnt ecotype Samford, QLD, Australia chromosome 2, AdamAnt_v2, whole genome shotgun sequence:
- the HYPK gene encoding huntingtin-interacting protein K isoform X2, whose product MGPEEAVRGRRRGGDEMATEGDVELELETEPSGPERPPEKPRKHDSGAADLERVTDYAEEKEIQSSNLETAMSVIGDRRSREQKAKQERALPSINPS is encoded by the exons ATGGGTCCGGAAGAGGCGGTGCGCGGGAGGCGGCGCGGCGGGGACGAGATGGCGACCGAGGGTGATGTAGAACTGGAACTCGAGACTGAACCGAGTGGCCCCGAACGGCCGCCGGAGAAGCCGCGGAAACATGACAGTGGCGCGGCCGATCTAGAAAGAGTGACTGACTACGCAGAAGAGAAGGAGATCCAAAGCTCCAACTTGGAGACG GCAATGTCGGTGATTGGAGATCGGCGGTCTCGAGAGCAGAAGGCCAAACAAGAGCG TGCCCTGCCCTCAATAAATCCTTCCTGA
- the SERINC4 gene encoding serine incorporator 4, with amino-acid sequence MEALIRPLDSRTGMVGVKAPPRCPNSSLDSANQWSSINSTLERTILYQASCCCGPAPSTNYCYSGLPPLKESTSSRLLYTLIHVGASATSCLLLSRTVLDTFWGKILIPSGLCITPSGQNDCPVPSGSGAVYRICAGTATFYLLQAVILINVNSSTSPRARLHNGFWLLKLLVLLGLCSAAFYIPDEHIFPAWHYVGICGGFAFILLQLVLITAFAHTWNKNWLTGAAQDWRWFGAALLATLIFYSIAGVGAFLLFHHYTHPAGCLLNKALLSLNLCFCGVLSFLSITPCIRLKQPCSGPLQASIISCYIMYLTFSALSSRPPDRVLLRGQNRTICQPSVSKVGAQTPDTSLAILSAGIMYACVLFACNEASYLAEMFGPLWMVKVYSYELQKPSICFCCPDNLSLEEGPSGEETGSGAPQTPHRLSYSYSAFHFVFFLASLYVMVTLTNWFSYEGAELETTFTRGSWATFWVKIASCWTCALLYLGLLLTPVCWSVTGHSQPTRVIHRRCRRIHVST; translated from the exons atggaaGCCTTAATTAGACCTCTGGACTCTAGGACAGGGATGGTAGGAGTGAAGGCTCCTCCCAGGTGCCCTAACTCATCTCTGGACTCGGCAAATCAGTGGAGTTCGATCAACAGTACTCTGGAAAGAACTATCTTGTATCAG GCATCATGTTGCTGCGGCCCTGCCCCCAGTACTAACTACTGCTACTCTGGGTTGCCCCCTCTCAAGGAATCTACCAGCAGTCGCCTGCTCTACACCCTTATACATGTGGGGGCCTCTGCTACCAGCTGCCTCCTGCTCTCCAGAACCGTCCTGGACACCTTCTGGGGCAAA ATATTGATCCCTTCTGGGCTGTGTATCACTCCCTCTGGGCAGAATGACTGTCCAGTACCAAGTGGCTCTGGGGCTGTGTATCGAATATGTGCTGGCACAGCCACCTTCTACTTGCTGCAAGCTGTGATCCTGATTAATGTCAACTCTTCTACCAGCCCCCGGGCTCGGCTACACAATGG CTTCTGGCTCCTAAAGCTGCTGGTCTTGCTGGGGCTCTGTAGCGCTGCCTTCTACATCCCAGATGAGCACATCTTTCCAG CATGGCACTATGTGGGTATCTGTGGAGGCTTCGCTTTCATCCTGTTGCAACTGGTGCTCATCACAGCTTTTGCTCACACCTGGAACAAAAACTG GCTGACAGGGGCTGCCCAAGACTGGCGCTGGTTTGGGGCAGCGCTGCTGGCCACGCTGATTTTCTACAGCATAGCTGGAGTAGGAGCATTCCTTCTATTCCACCACTATACCCATCCAGCTGGCTGCCTGCTCAACAAGGCTCTACTCAGCCTGAACCTTTGCTTCTGTGGcgtcctctctttcctctctatcaCTCCCTGCATCCGTCTCA AACAACCTTGTTCCGGTCCCCTACAAGCCTCCATCATTAGCTGCTATATCATGTACTTGACTTTCTCTGCATTATCCAGCAGACCCCCAGATAGGG TGCTACTTCGAGGACAGAATCGTACCATATGCCAGCCTAGTGTGAGCAAAGTAGGGGCACAGACACCAGACACCTCTTTGGCCATTCTGAGTGCTGGAATCATGTATGCCTGTGTGCTTTTTGCCTG TAACGAGGCTTCCTATCTGGCAGAAATGTTTGGCCCTTTGTGGATGGTGAAGGTTTACAGCTATGAGTTACAG AAGCCCTCCATTTGCTTCTGCTGCCCAGATAATCTATCACTAGAGGAAG GGCCTAGTGGAGAGGAGACAGGTTCAGGTGCACCACAAACACCTCATCGACTCTCCTACAGCTACTCTGCATTCCACTTTGTCTTCTTCCTTGCTTCACTCTATGTTATGGTCACTCTCACTAACTGGTTCAG TTATGAAGGGGCAGAGCTGGAAACCACATTCACAAGAGGCAGCTGGGCTACTTTCTGGGTCAAGATCGCTTCATGCTGGACCTGTGCACTACTCTACTTGGGACTGCTGCTGACTCCAGTTTGCTGGTCAGTCACTGGACACTCTCAACCCACCCGTGTTATACACAGACGTTGCCGTCGAATCCACGTCTCTACCTAG
- the MFAP1 gene encoding microfibrillar-associated protein 1 encodes MSVPSALMKQPPIHSTAGAVPVRNEKGEISMEKVKVKRYVSGKRPDYAPMESSDEEDEEFQFIKKAKEQEAEPEEQEEDSPSDPRLRRLQNRINEDVEERLARHRKIVEPEVVGESDSEVEGDARRMEREDSSEEEEEEIDDEEIEWRRGMMRQRAQERKNEEMEVMEVEDEGHSGEESESESEYEEYTDSEDEMEPRLKPVFIRKKDRVTVQEREAEALKQKELEQEAKRLAEERRKYTLKIVEEETKKELEENKRSLAALDALNTDDENDEEEYEAWKVRELKRIKRDREDREAIEKEKAEIERMRNLTEEERRAELRANGKVITNKAVKGKYKFLQKYYHRGAFFMDEDEEVYKRDFSAPTLEDHFNKTILPKVMQVKNFGRSGRTKYTHLVDQDTTSFDSAWGQESAQNTKFFKQKAAGVRDVFERPSAKKRKTT; translated from the exons ATGTCGGTCCCAAGCGCCCTCATGAAGCAGCCCCCCATTCATTCCACGGCTGGGGCCGTCCCAGTTCGCAATGAGAAAG GGGAGATTTCAATGGAGAAAGTGAAGGTAAAACGTTATGTGTCCGGCAAGAGACCAGACTACGCGCCTATGGAATCCTCAGATGAGGAGGATGAAGAATTTCAATTCATTAAGAAAGCCAAGGAACAAGAAGCAGAGCCTGAGGAACAGGAAGAGGATTCACCTAGCGATCCCCGGCTTCGGCGTTTACAAAACCGCATCAATGAAGATGTTGAAGAAAG ATTGGCCCGGCATCGGAAAATAGTAGAGCCTGAAGTGGTAGGAGAAAGTGATTCTGAAGTAGAAGGAGATGCAAGACGAATGGAGCGAGAGGACAGtagtgaggaagaggaagaagaaattgatGACGAG GAAATTGAGTGGCGGCGTGGCATGATGCGTCAGCGagcacaagaaaggaaaaatgaagaaatggaagtcaTGGAAGTGGAAGATGAAGGGCATTCTGGTGAGGAATCAGAATCAGAGTCTGAGTATGAAGAATATACAGACAGTGAGGATGAAATGGAACCCCGTCTCAAGCCAGTCTTCATTCGAAA GAAGGACCGGGTAACAGTTCAAGAGCGTGAGGCAGAAGCACTGAAGCAGAAAGAATTGGAGCAGGAGGCAAAACGTCTGGCTGAGGAGAGGCGCAAGTATACCCTCAAG ATTGTGGAagaggagacaaagaaggaacTAGAGGAAAACAAACGTTCCTTGGCTGCCCTAGATGCACTCAATACAGATGATGAGAATGATGAGGAGGAATATGAGGCATGGAAAGTTCGGGAGCTAAAACGAATTAAACGGGACAGAGAGGATCGAGAAGC GATCGAGAAGGAGAAAGCAGAGATTGAACGTATGCGAAACCTGACAGAAGAGGAAAGACGAGCTGAACTCCGAGCAAATGGCAAAGTTATTACCAACAAAGCTGTTAAGGGCAAATACAAGTTCTTGCAGAAGTACTATCATCGGGGTGCTTTCTTTATG gatgaagatgaagaagtATACAAGAGAGATTTTAGTGCCCCCACCCTGGAGGATCATTTCAATAAGACTATTCTTCCCAAAGTTATGCAG GTCAAGAACTTTGGACGATCAGGCAGAACCAAATATACCCATCTTGTGGATCAAGATACCACTTCCTTTGATTCAGCTTGGGGTCAAGAGAGTGCCCAAAACACCAAGTTCTTCAAACAAAAAGCAGCTGGGGTACGAGATGTATTTGAAAGGCCATCTGCCAAGAAGAGGAAAACTACTTAG
- the HYPK gene encoding huntingtin-interacting protein K isoform X1 → MATEGDVELELETEPSGPERPPEKPRKHDSGAADLERVTDYAEEKEIQSSNLETAMSVIGDRRSREQKAKQEREKELAKVTIKKEDLELIMTEMEISRAAAERSLREHMGNVVEALITLTN, encoded by the exons ATGGCGACCGAGGGTGATGTAGAACTGGAACTCGAGACTGAACCGAGTGGCCCCGAACGGCCGCCGGAGAAGCCGCGGAAACATGACAGTGGCGCGGCCGATCTAGAAAGAGTGACTGACTACGCAGAAGAGAAGGAGATCCAAAGCTCCAACTTGGAGACG GCAATGTCGGTGATTGGAGATCGGCGGTCTCGAGAGCAGAAGGCCAAACAAGAGCG GGAGAAGGAACTGGCGAAAGTTACAATCAAGAAGGAAGATCTAGAACTAATA ATGACCGAGATGGAAATCTCACGGGCAGCAGCAGAACGGAGTTTACGGGAACACATGGGCAATGTAGTAGAAGCTCTTATTACACTTACCAACTAA
- the SERF2 gene encoding small EDRK-rich factor 2, protein MTRGNQRELARQKNMKKQSDSGKGKRRDDGLSAAARKQRDSEIMQQKQKKANEKKEEPK, encoded by the exons ATGACCC GCGGTAACCAGCGTGAGCTTGCCCGCCAGAAGAACATGAAAAAGCAAAGCGACTCAGGCAAAGGAAAACGCCGGGATGACGGGCTCTCCGCCGCCGCCCGAAAGCAGAG GGACTCGGAGATCATGcaacagaagcagaaaaaggcCAATGAGAAGAAGGAAGAGCCCAAGTAA